A genomic segment from Amycolatopsis camponoti encodes:
- a CDS encoding ABC transporter ATP-binding protein, with translation MTTIEIRGLTKRYGPDTVVDDLSFTVAPGQVTGFLGPNGAGKSTTMKMILGLAAPTRGSVTVGGRRYRDLPVPLTEVGALLDAGAVHGGRKAYDHLLALAVSNGLPRRRVGEVLARTGLEGVAGKRAGGFSLGMRQRLGIAAALLGDPRVLIFDEPVNGLDPEGIRWIRDFMRSLAREGRAVLVSSHLMSEMAQTADHLVVIGRGRLVADTAVSELVRGEGTVLVRTPDAGFARLLVTAGATVREGVEASLVVSGLTSGEIGKLAAYHGVALAELTPQRVSLEDAFMELTKDSVEYEGASA, from the coding sequence ATGACCACCATCGAAATCCGCGGCCTGACCAAGCGGTACGGCCCCGACACCGTCGTGGACGACCTGTCGTTCACCGTCGCACCCGGGCAGGTGACCGGGTTCCTCGGGCCGAACGGGGCCGGCAAGTCCACGACCATGAAGATGATCCTCGGCCTCGCCGCCCCGACCCGCGGGTCCGTCACGGTCGGCGGCCGCCGCTACCGCGACCTTCCCGTGCCGCTCACCGAGGTCGGCGCCCTGCTCGACGCGGGGGCCGTCCACGGTGGCCGGAAAGCCTACGATCACCTGCTGGCGCTCGCGGTGAGCAACGGGCTCCCGCGGCGCCGGGTCGGCGAGGTGCTCGCCCGGACCGGGCTGGAGGGCGTGGCCGGCAAGCGGGCGGGCGGGTTCTCCCTCGGCATGCGGCAGCGCCTCGGCATCGCGGCGGCGCTGCTCGGCGACCCGCGCGTGCTGATCTTCGACGAGCCGGTGAACGGGCTCGACCCCGAAGGCATCCGGTGGATCCGCGACTTCATGCGCTCCCTCGCCCGCGAAGGCCGGGCCGTGCTGGTGTCCAGCCACCTGATGAGCGAGATGGCGCAGACCGCCGACCACCTGGTCGTCATCGGGCGCGGGCGGCTCGTCGCCGACACCGCCGTGAGCGAGCTCGTGCGCGGCGAAGGCACCGTGCTCGTCCGCACGCCGGACGCCGGCTTCGCCCGGCTGCTCGTCACCGCCGGCGCCACCGTGCGCGAAGGCGTCGAGGCCTCGCTCGTCGTCTCCGGCCTGACGAGCGGGGAGATCGGCAAGCTCGCCGCCTACCACGGCGTCGCGCTCGCCGAGCTCACCCCGCAGCGCGTCTCGCTCGAAGACGCCTTCATGGAGCTGACCAAGGACAGCGTCGAGTACGAGGGAGCCTCCGCGTGA